A single window of Nicotiana sylvestris chromosome 3, ASM39365v2, whole genome shotgun sequence DNA harbors:
- the LOC138887850 gene encoding uncharacterized protein, giving the protein METDCVQYVHKCYQWQVHANMIKVPPNELNATSSPWPFAAWEMDIIGPIEPNASNRHRLILVAIDYFTKWVEVASYKAVTKKVLADFVKDRIIFRFGVPESIITGNAANLNSDLMKAMSLSEQNVQSFQQKGQTKAICTRTAGTEEDLPTSR; this is encoded by the exons atggagacagattgcgtcCAGTATGTCCATAAATGTTACCAATGGCAAGTGCATGccaatatgataaaagtgccgccaaatgagctcaatgcaacaagctcaccttggccattcgccgcctgggaaATGGATATCATCGGTCCCATTGAGCCCAATGCTTCAAACAGGCACAGGTTAattctagtggccattgattacttcacaaaatgggtagaggttgcatcttacaaagctgtaaccaagaaagtcctcgcagattttgtcaaagatcgtattattttccgattcggagttcccgagtctatTATCACTGgcaatgccgccaatctcaacagcgatctgatgaaagccatgt ctttatcagaacagaatgtccagagctttcaacaaaagggtcaaaccaaggcaatttgcactaGGACAGCTggtactgaagaagatcttcccacatcaagatga